One segment of Fusarium oxysporum f. sp. lycopersici 4287 chromosome 15, whole genome shotgun sequence DNA contains the following:
- a CDS encoding NADH dehydrogenase, producing the protein MASSRLIRSFWQSLGRPRSRFLICRDVAVASSTSLSMAARPANTPQHTQGTTDNSEIKATTYTEGRKKRERVVVLGSGWAGYALVRNLDPAKYERIIISPRSYFVFTPLLASTSVGTLEFRSILEPLRRLQPDRFHQGWADDVDFTSRTIRVETNPDADEINSRTLPPATQSSPHNDGRDSGSSAVSVIQTPSSGSVKETLTKGKGEMITVPYDKLIFAVGAYSQTFGIPGVREHANFLRDVGDARSIRLRILQCFERAELPSTTDEQCRKLLHFAVVGGGPTGIEFAAELHDLIHDDLARIYPDLMPFVRITVYDIAPKILPMFDKKLSSYTIDTFRRQGIHIKTQHHLQRIRPDEDGKGGLKIKIQEYDDEVGAGIVVWSTGLMQNPLVARLVEQDIRAPVTPEEQQLCKQQTWHIVKAEKSGGLVVDDHLRVRVATGSAQAIDSKSGHSAPNDILPEVYAIGDCAVMEREALPATAQVASQQAKYLAKALNKYGSCEAVGNKSKPFVFLNLGTIAYIGSWRAIAQSSSEGLTGRLAWVLWRGAYITRSMSIRNKIMVLVHWIMTWLFGRDISRF; encoded by the coding sequence ATGGCGTCTTCGAGGTTGATCAGGAGCTTCTGGCAGAGCTTGGGCCGCCCTCGTTCTCGATTTCTCATTTGCCGAGACGTTGCTGTTGCCTCTTCTACCTCTCTATCAATGGCCGCTAGGCCCGCAAATACCCCACAGCACACTCAAGGAACGACCGACAACTCCGAAATAAAGGCAACAACATACACAGAAGGGCGCAAAAAGCGTGAGAGGGTCGTCGTCCTGGGGTCCGGCTGGGCTGGCTACGCGCTGGTCCGCAATCTTGACCCCGCCAAGTACGAgcgcatcatcatctcgcCGCGCTCCTACTTTGTTTTCACTCCGCTACTGGCATCCACTTCAGTCGGCACTCTCGAATTCCGCTCCATCCTCGAGCCCCTTCGCCGCCTGCAGCCGGATCGCTTCCACCAAGGCTGGGCCGATGATGTCGACTTTACCAGCAGGACCATCCGTGTCGAGACGAACCCAGATGCTGACGAGATCAACTCTCGCACACTTCCACCCGCCACTCAATCATCGCCGCACAATGATGGCAGAGACAGTGGCTCCTCAGCCGTGTCCGTTATTCAAACCCCTTCCTCCGGCTCCGTCAAGGAGACTCTCACCAAGGGTAAGGGTGAGATGATCACGGTCCCCTATGACAAACTCATCTTCGCCGTCGGGGCCTACTCCCAGACCTTTGGCATTCCCGGTGTTCGTGAGCATGCAAACTTCCTCCGCGACGTCGGCGACGCCCGCTCCATCCGCCTTCGCATCCTACAGTGCTTTGAGCGCGCGGAACTCCCTTCCACGACCGACGAGCAGTGCCGCAAGCTGCTCCATTTTGCCGTCGTCGGCGGCGGTCCCACGGGCATAGAGTTTGCCGCTGAGCTTCACGACCTCATCCACGATGACCTCGCTCGCATCTACCCTGACCTCATGCCATTTGTTCGCATCACCGTCTACGACATTGCACCCAAGATTCTGCCCATGTTCGACAAGAAGCTATCCTCCTACACCATCGACACCTTCCGCCGCCAGGGCATCCATATAAAGACTCAGCATCACCTCCAGAGAATCCGTCCggatgaggatggcaagggtggcctcaagatcaagatccaAGAGTACGACGATGAGGTTGGCGCCGGGATTGTTGTTTGGAGTACGGGTCTGATGCAGAATCCCCTAGTTGCCAGGCTTGTCGAACAGGATATCCGCGCCCCCGTCACCCCAGAGGAACAGCAGCTGTGTAAGCAGCAGACCTGGCACATTgtcaaggccgagaagagcGGCGGTCTTGTCGTCGATGATCACCTCCGTGTCCGCGTCGCCACTGGGTCTGCCCAAGCCATCGACTCCAAGAGCGGCCACAGTGCCCCCAACGACATCCTCCCCGAAGTCTACGCCATAGGCGACTGCGCCGTCATGGAGCGCGAGGCGCTCCCCGCCACCGCACAGGTCGCCTCACAGCAGGCCAAATACCTGGCTAAGGCCCTGAATAAGTATGGCTCCTGCGAAGCCGTTGGTAACAAATCAAAGCCCTTCGTTTTCCTCAATCTCGGCACAATCGCCTACATTGGCAGCTGGCGTGCCATAGCCCAAAGTTCGTCCGAAGGCCTGACGGGTAGGCTCGCCTGGGTCCTCTGGAGGGGCGCTTATATTACCCGAAGCATGAGCATAAGAAATAAGATCATGGTTCTGGTTCACTGGATTATGACTTGGCTTTTTGGCCGCGATATTTCGAGATTCTGA
- a CDS encoding oxidoreductase (At least one base has a quality score < 10) produces MDSAKETAKDTLHKVIHPSMDPSKDTQQPANTGLERDLEPKPQKVHLPSEGEDIVYTPSGKLAGKKALITGGDSGIGRAVAILFAMEGATVAIVYLPPEEEDAQHTKTQVEKNGGQVILIPSDLSLSINCKDVAKRAVEALGGIDILVNNAATRQEQGDICDISEEQWASTFRVNLDSYFHLTKYVLPHLSKGGVIINSASVDSYIGVPSRLDYATSKGAVVAFTRALSNQLVKKGIRVNAVAAGPVWTPLVATGVSEQSQQGHGLGNWTPMDRVGQPSEIATSYVFLASKESVFMSGQTLHPNGGIVVNG; encoded by the exons ATGGACTCTGCCAAAGAGACTGCCAAAGACACCCTCCACAAAGTCATCCATCCTAGTATGGACCCAAGCAAGGACACCCAACAGCCGGCCAACACCGGCCTCGAGCGAGACCTGGAGCCGAAGCCGCAGAAGGTTCATCTACCATCCGAAGGCGAAGACATTGTGTACACGCCATCGGGTAAGCTCGCGGGGAAGAAGGCTCTTATCACCGGAGGAGACTCCGGCATCGGCCGTGCCGTAGCCATCCTGTTCGCTATGGAAGGCGCCACCGTGGCCATTGTCTACCTCCCGcccgaggaagaggacgCACAGCACACCAAGACCCAGGTAGAGAAGAACGGCGGGCAGgtcatcctcatccccaGCGACCTGTCCCTGTCGATTAACTGCAAGGATGTCGCAAAGCGGGCTGTAGAAGCGCTCGGCGGGATCGATATCTTGGTTAACAACGCTGCTACTAGGCAGGAGCAAGGAGATATTTGTGACATTTCCGA GGAGCAGTGGGCGTCCACTTTCCGCGTCAATTTGGACTCGTACTTCCATCTTACCAAGTACGTGCTGCCACATTTGTCTAAGGGCGGCGTGATCATCAATAGTGCGTCCGTGGACTCCTATATCGGCGTCCCCAGCCGACTCGACTATGCGACGAGCAAGGGCGCCGTGGTTGCCTTCACTCGTGCACTCTCCAACCAGCTGGTTAAGAAAGGTATTCGCGTTAACGCAGTTGCTGCCGGGCCGGTGTGGACGCCACTTGTGGCCACAGGCGTGAGCGAGCAGAGTCAACAGGGTCACGGGTTGGGGAATTGGACGCCGATGGATAGAGTGGGACAGCCGAGTGAAATTGCGACAAGTTATGTATTCCTCGCATCCAAGGAGAGTGTATTTATGAGTGGGCAGACCCTGCATCCCAATGGGGGCATCGTTGTCAATGGTTAA